A single genomic interval of Coccidioides posadasii str. Silveira chromosome 1, complete sequence harbors:
- the CFT1 gene encoding mRNA cleavage and polyadenylation factor subunit (BUSCO:12812at4751~EggNog:ENOG410PFX4~COG:A~BUSCO:320at33183) codes for MQCYTELLPPSGVTHAISLPFLSATSNNLIVAKTSILQVFSLVNVAYGTSALPNADDKGRVERQQYTKLILVAEYDLSGTITGLGRVKILDSRSGGEALLVATRNAKLSLVEWDHERHGISTISIHYYEREDVHSSPWTPDLKLCPSLLAVDPSSRCAILNFGIHSVAILPFHQTGDDLVMDEFDGDLDEKPEGASNIPAQIAVENDTTMYKTPYASSFVLPLTALDPALVHPIHLAFLYEYREPTFGILYSHLTTSSALLRDRKDIVSYSVFTLDIQQRASTTLITVSRLPSDLWKVVPLPPPIGGALLIGSNELIHVDQAGKTNAVGINEFARQASAFSMVDQSDLGLRLEGCVVEQLGTDSGDILLVLADGKMAILRLKVDGRSVSGISAQLVSEKAGGSILKARPSCSASLGRGKVFFGSEETDSLLIGWSRPSQLMRKPKVESADDVFGDHSETEDDEDDIYEDDLYSTPVNQTTLSKTTSQTNGLNKDDFVFRSHDRLWNLGPMSDVTLGRPPGSHDKNRKQSSSRTSADLELVVTQGKGNAGGLAVLQRELDPYVIDSMKMDNVDGVWSIQVGAPDSTNTRTSSRNYDKYLVFSKSTEPGKEQSVVYSVGGSGIEEMKAPEFNPNEDSTVDIGTLAGGTRVVQVLKSEVRSYDTNLELAQIYPIWDEDTSDELSVVSASFAEPYVLIVRDDQSLLLLQADKSGDLDEVNIDGILSSHRWLSGCLYLDKYHTFVPTKGQDQPLSDNILLVLLRADHTLFIFSLPTLTEPLCSVDGVDLLPLILSCEPPPKRVTYRETLSEVLIADLGDSISRQPYIILRTANNDLILYQPYHPKTSLDKQELRFVKIIDHFLPRFDPSPKAYMPRSKFLRAYSDICGYKTVFMSGSNPCFVMKSSTSSPHVLRLRGEAVSSLSSFHIPACEKGFAYVDASNMVRMCRLPGNTRFDNSWVTRKVHVGDQIDCVEYFAHSEIYALGSSHKVDFKLPEDDEIHPEWRSEVISFMPQLERGCIKLLSPRTWSVVDSYELGDAERVMCMKTINMEISEITHEMKDMLVVGTATVRGEDITPRGSIYVFEIIEVAPDPDRPETNRKLKIFAKDDVKGAVTAVSGIGGQGFLIMAQGQKCMVRGLKEDGSLLPVAFMDMQCYVKVLKELQGTGLCIMGDALKGIWFAGYSEEPYRLTLFGKDNEYLQVIAADFLPDGKRLYILVADDDCTIHVLEYDPEDPTSSKGDRLLHRSSFHMGHFTSTMTLLPQHSSSPSADDPGEDDMDVDYVPKSYQVLVTSQEGSIGVVTPLTEDSYRRLSALQSQLVTSMEHPCGLNPKAYRAVESDGFGGRGIVDGNLLLRWLDMGVQRKAEIAGRVGADIESIRVDLEKISGGLDFL; via the exons ATGCAGTGCTATACGGAATTGCTTCCTCCTTCGGGGGTAACCCATGCCATTTCTCTGCCTTTCTTGTCAGCGACATCCAACAATTTGATAGTCGCAAAGACGTCAATACTTCAAGTCTTCTCGTTGGTGAATGTCGCCTATGGGACAAGCGCACTTCCAAATGCGGATGACAAAGGCCGAGTTGAGAGGCAGCAATATACCAAACTAATCTTGGTTGCCGAATATGACCTCTCCGGGACAATAACCGGCTTGGGGAGAGTGAAAATTCTCGATTCAAGAAGCGGTGGAGAGGCGCTGCTAGTTGCAACCCGAAATGCGAAGTTAAGTCTCGTCGAGTGGGACCATGAAAGACATGGAATATCGACCATATCCATTCACTATTATGAAAGAGAAGATGTGCACAGCAGCCCCTGGACGCCAGATCTAAAACTTTGCCCGAGCCTTCTGGCAGTGGATCCAAGCAGCAGGTGCGCCATTTTGAATTTCGGCATTCATAGCGTCGCCATTCTTCCCTTTCACCAAACAGGCGATGACCTCGTCATGGATGAGTTCGACGGAGACTTAGACGAGAAGCCGGAAGGAGCAAGCAATATCCCTGCACAAATCGCCGTTGAAAATGATACGACAATGTACAAAACACCCTATGCATCCTCCTTTGTGCTTCCGTTGACCGCCTTGGACCCTGCTCTTGTCCATCCGATACACCTCGCATTTTTATATGAGTATAGAGAACCTACGTTTGGCATCCTCTATTCTCATCTTACGACCTCATCCGCTCTTCTCCGTGACAGAAAAGACATAGTTTCATATTCTGTGTTTACTCTAGATATACAACAACGGGCATCAACAACCCTCATTACAGTCTCGCGATTACCAAGTGACCTATGGAAGGTCGTTCCCCTCCCGCCTCCCATCGGAGGCGCCCTGTTGATTGGGTCCAATGAGCTAATCCATGTCGACCAAGCGGGTAAAACCAATGCCGTTGGCATAAATGAGTTTGCTCGACAGGCATCTGCGTTCTCAATGGTGGATCAATCAGATCTAGGACTACGTCTTGAGGGCTGTGTGGTTGAACAGCTGGGAACTGACAGCGGTGACATATTGCTGGTTTTAGCAGATGGCAAGATGGCTATATTACGACTCAAAGTCGATGGGCGTTCTGTGTCTGGGATCTCAGCACAATTGGTCTCTGAAAAAGCTGGAGGTTCCATTCTGAAAGCGAGACCTTCCTGTTCGGCTAGTTTGGGCAGGGGAAAAGTATTTTTTGGAAGCGAGGAGACcgattctcttctgatagGATGGAGTCGTCCCTCGCAATTGATGAGAAAACCGAAAGTAGAGTCGGCCGACGATGTATTTGGAGATCATTCTGAAAcagaggatgatgaggatgacATTTATGAAGATGATTTGTACTCCACTCCGGTCAACCAAACTACGCTCTCCAAAACCACCTCGCAGACAAACGGCCTGAACAAGGACGATTTTGTTTTCCGTTCGCACGATCGATTATGGAACCTGGGCCCAATGAGCGATGTAACCCTGGGAAGGCCTCCTGGCTCGCATGATAAAAACAGAAAGCAGTCATCGTCCAGAACATCCGCTGATTTAGAACTTGTTGTCACTCAAGGGAAAGGTAATGCGGGCGGTCTTGCGGTTCTACAACGGGAGCTGGATCCGTATGTTATCGACTCCATGAAAATGGATAACGTCGACGGAGTTTGGTCGATTCAAGTCGGGGCCCCTGACTCCACAAATACACGAACTTCTTCACGCAATTACGATAAGTATCTGGTTTTCTCGAAATCAACAGAGCCCGGGAAGGAGCAATCGGTTGTATACTCGGTTGGTGGCAGCGGAATTGAGGAAATGAAAGCTCCGGAATTTAATCCCAATGAGGATTCGACTGTGGATATCGGCACGCTCGCTGGCGGAACTAGAGTAGTTCAAGTGCTTAAATCCGAGGTCCGGAGTTATGATACTA ATCTTGAGTTGGCCCAAATTTACCCCATTTGGGACGAAGATACCAGCGACGAGCTCTCTGTCGTAAGCGCTAGTTTTGCTGAACCATATGTCCTGATTGTCCGAGACGATCAGTCACTCCTCTTACTTCAAGCGGACAAGAGTGGGGATCTGGACGAAGTCAACATCGACGGAATTTTGAGCTCCCATAGGTGGCTGTCTGGCTGTCTCTACCTTGATAAATATCATACCTTTGTCCCGACCAAAGGCCAAGATCAACCGTTATCCGATAACATTCTTTTAGTTCTTCTACGAGCAGACCATACTTTATTC ATATTCTCTCTCCCTACACTTACGGAGCCACTCTGCTCCGTCGACGGCGTGGACCTTTTGCCGCTTATTCTTTCATGCGAGCCACCTCCTAAACGAGTGACATATCGTGAAACATTATCGGAAGTATTGATCGCGGACCTTGGCGACTCTATCAGCAGGCAGCCCTACATAATA TTACGAACAGCAAACAATGACCTTATACTATATCAGCCATACCATCCGAAAACCTCTTTGGACAAACAGGAACTTCGATTTGTGAAGATAATTGACCATTTCTTGCCCAGATTTGACCCTTCGCCGAAGGCATATATGCCTCGTTCTAAATTTTTGCGTGCATACTCTGATATTTGTGGTTATAAAACCGTTTTTATGTCTGGCTCAAATCCATGTTTTGTTATGAAATCCTCTACGAGCTCTCCTCACGTTTTGAGACTAAGGGGGGAGGCCGTCTCCTCTCTTAGCAGCTTCCACATCCCGGCTTGCGAGAAAGGGTTTGCTTACGTCGATGCAAGC AACATGGTTCGAATGTGTCGATTACCGGGCAATACTCGTTTTGACAATTCGTGGGTCACACGAAAAGTGCATGTTGGAGACCAAATAGATTGTGTGGAATATTTTGCGCATTCAGAGATCTACGCATTAGGGAGCAGCCATAAAGTGGACTTCAAACTTCCAGAAGATGACGAAATACATCCCGAATGGCGAAGTGAAG TTATTTCATTTATGCCACAGTTAGAAAGAGGGTGTATAAAGCTGCTTAGTCCTAGGACGTGGTCTGTCGTTGATAG TTACGAGCTTGGCGATGCTGAGCGTGTCATGTGTATGAAGACAATCAATATGGAAATTTCCGAAATCACACATGAAATGAAAGATATGCTGGTTGTAGGAACTGCCACAGTGCGAGGCGAGGATATTACTCCCCGTGGTTCCATTTACGTTTTCGAAATTATTGAAGTAGCTCCCGATCCGGATCGTCCAGAGACAAACCGGAAGCTCAAAATTTTTGCCAAGGACGACGTTAAAGGCGCAGTAACTGCTGTGTCTGGCATCGGTGGACAAGGCTTTCTGATCATGGCTCAAGGCCAGAAGTGTATGGTCCGTGGCCTCAAGGAGGATGGCAGTCTCCTTCCAGTAGCATTCATGGATATGCAATGTTATGTCAAAGTCTTGAAAGAGCTCCAGGGAACCGGATTATGCATCATGGGCGATGCCCTTAAGGGAATTTGGTTTGCAGGATATTCT GAAGAGCCATACAGGTTGACCCTTTTCGGCAAGGACAACGAGTACCTCCAGGTCATCGCCGCTGACTTTTTGCCGGACGGGAAAAGGCTATATATCTTAGTAGCTGATGATGATTGCACCATTCATGTCCTTGAATACGACCCAGAAG ACCCTACGTCGTCGAAAGGTGATCGACTTCTACATCGCAGTAGTTTCCACATGGGCCACTTCACTTCAACAATGACGTTGCTACCTCAGCACTCCAGTTCACCTTCTGCTGATGATCCCGGAGAAGATGACATGGATGTTGACTATGTGCCTAAATCTTATCAAGTCCTTGTGACATCCCAGGAAGGCTCGATAGGTGTCGTAACTCCTTTGACCGAAGATTCGTACCGCCGCCTTTCGGCGTTACAATCTCAATTGGTAACAAGCATGGAGCACCCTTGTGGATTGAACCCGAAAGCATATCGGGCGGTTGAGAGTGACGGGTTCGGCGGAAGAGGAATTGTTGATGGGAACCTCTTGTTGAGATGGCTTGACATGGGCGTGCAGCGGAAGGCGGAGATAGCGGGTCGAGTCGGTGCTGATATAGAGAGCATCCGGGTAGATCTTGAGAAAATTAGTGGCGGATTGGATTTCCTGTGA
- a CDS encoding uncharacterized protein (EggNog:ENOG410PS1B~TransMembrane:1 (i59-77o)) produces the protein MAFLRSFARSASVRFHHPVSCRSFATTPSRWNASQPASSGSEARKPVSLASFKRPLAKVFLASFLTYQVLYLIWLQLETQEFEAEMQRELTTLEKRARGLIASKDSSSSK, from the exons ATGGCTTTTCTAAGATCCTTTGCGCGTTCTGCTTCTGTCAGATTTCATCACCCCGTTTCCTGCAGGTCTTTCGCCACAACTCCCTCAAGATGGAATGCTTCCCAACCAGCTAGCAGCGGTAGCGAGGCCCGTAAA CCGGTCTCGCTCGCCTCGTTTAAGAGGCCCTTGGCAAAGGTTTTTCTTGCCTCGTTTTTAACATATCAAGTCCTTTATTTGATATGGCTTCAGCTCGAAACTCAAGAGTTCGAAGCCGAGATGCAGA GGGAGTTGACGACCTTAGAAAAGCGGGCTCGGGGATTAATTGCCTCGAAAGACTCGAGCAGTTCTAAGTGA
- a CDS encoding uncharacterized protein (EggNog:ENOG410PFX7~COG:O~BUSCO:414at33183), whose product MPRASKRTIEDYANRSDSSDEDYNDRAPRSRKAPASKSKSKKRPVKKQKRRELSDDEISEISDEPSIEDEIEEDDDEEDNPHVERTARGSIKRQAAKNVKLHIDSSSEDDLSEEEEEEEEEEQTSRQAEPSANQPRLLLKFSVPRHQETPAASRTTRSTRGRSASIKETESKFAARFGNRRVTRQNRDESEDIVALSGSGRHVETVRQGTRSPEVTTRSRKAVPEAVTADAIVEEQEEDSKVEQSLAEHEQLPDAVEGSPREVMESGFEEELFAIVATDEMHPAAGTQKPAEDQEMADEGFVPESEHGEEDDEEDEAPRSGTRTRPQRKREDNVEEEVEGDEEAEEKEIQPLRRSSRKTAGKLSRKQQDDGSDFDPGEDEAMDDDLSDSEVSQASPRKQSQNNDEGEDSSNGRRSRLRKRGGNSQGCAESEADELAVELAELKRSRPRRRVEPEIVYEKPRRARKSVDYRIIRPELALPLEEAENEVAESPSRRPRGGGGGWQRSLLSTYGPFGGGGPPPLLGGPHPLGAIGGVESDSSDDDAIQRPKPGGLPGVQPASGLANTGNLSAQLHSNDAAQGPSGTPANMGKIKDRQALADSDPLGVDPNVNFDSVGGLQGHIDQLKEMVSLPLLYPEVFQKLRIVPPRGVLFHGPPGTGKTLLARALATSVSTEGKKVTFYMRKGADALSKWVGEAERQLRLLFEEARKNQPSIIFFDEIDGLAPVRSSKQEQIHASIVSTLLALMDGMDGRGQVIVIGATNRPDSIDPALRRPGRFDREFYFPLPDTDARRAIINIHTKSWDPPLSNEIKNELAELTKGYGGADLRALCTEAALNAVQRIYPQIYQSKERLLIDPAKIHVTPKDFMISLKKMVPSSERSTSSGASPLPPVVEPLLRHALQEIKEIVRRILPQKKALTALEEAQYEQPDDDAGFRHERIHQAFEKSRVFRPRLLIRGRPGMGQQYLAAAVLQHLEGVHVQSFDLPTLLSDPIKSPETAIVHLFAEVKRHKPSVIYIPNIETWYHTVEKTVISAFLGLLRSLPPTDPVLLLGVLEGDGEEADQEIMKSLFGFSKKNRYDLLAPMDAWRHEFFEAAMRYIMTAPTDFPDPENRKKRVLETLEKAPPAPPQAPLPPTKEELKAQKKKDRQTLNLLKIRIQPIMDQIKRSYKRFRAGPVDEAQIRYLFDDNDPNIVTSDLPLEQRTTFRPFETDEDKAGVPGLREVVSGKFYYNIDIVIIEKRLSNGYYKRPKDFLADIKRLAKDAKTLDDPDRLLKANELLSNVEVDIGLIEQTEPALVAECENVYLRELERERQAIEKAKQSENPTNAMGPPPPLNVAHGVESSNQSTGPVVLGESFGDTRHGLGARPLTPQTGNTSLTNGVPPQPGSDVHQSACYPNSEGSTSIFNRSGNGDADIQMSNSEDTSGFSRETQNSSFGQSAQPRPPHSYTAPSQQLLQQSGLSNLSQKGTMTPMAPGSQPGDYANDASTTQTTSDKKNSGHSEVQLHPQTSLNFSMRHEGPDLNLYPSRVSGDEHLPDTQQGESAWGSQQTPLTSGGEFSQISLLNGSQSQPRYSQPGSQPPVPLFHTPRASNQLQGLLNPEEKPRNPELFIDHAFIKQLHLELTAKTDGFSVEHLEQINTSLMDCIWSMRGEWNRRRVAEAVKREFEEVLQDIESMQHF is encoded by the exons ATGCCGCGCGCCTCAAAACGGACCATAGAGGACTATGCGAATCGGTCGGACTCGAGTGACGAAGATTACAATGACCGAGCGCCGCGATCGCGAAAAGCCCCCGCATCCAAATCGAAGTCCAAGAAGCGTCCTGTTAAAAAGCAGAAACGAAGAGAACTCTCCGATGATGAAATATCTGAAATATCCGACGAGCCGTCGATCGAGGACGAAATcgaggaggatgatgatgaggaaGATAATCCACACGTGGAGCGGACCGCAAGGGGTTCAATAAAGAGACAAGCAGCAAAGAACGTAAAGCTTCATATAGACTCGAGTTCGGAGGATGATCTCTctgaagaggaggaggaggaggaagaggaagagcagaCCTCCCGACAAGCGGAGCCGAGTGCCAACCAGCCCCGTTTATTGCTGAAGTTTTCTGTGCCACGGCATCAAGAAACACCAGCAGCTTCCCGTACTACTAGGTCTACGCGAGGCAGAAGCGCCAGCATTAAGGAAACGGAGAGTAAATTTGCTGCTCGCTTCGGAAATAGACGGGTTACACGCCAGAACCGCGATGAATCAGAGGATATTGTCGCCCTGTCTGGCTCCGGACGCCACGTGGAAACGGTGCGCCAGGGGACACGTAGCCCTGAAGTTACGACACGCAGTCGCAAGGCTGTACCAGAAGCCGTGACAGCTGATGCCATCGtggaagagcaagaagaagaTTCCAAGGTTGAGCAGAGCCTAGCCGAGCACGAACAACTCCCAGACGCTGTTGAAGGTTCGCCGCGGGAGGTTATGGAGAGCGGTTTCGAGGAGGAGCTGTTTGCGATTGTTGCAACAGATGAGATGCATCCAGCGGCAGGGACACAGAAACCAGCTGAAGACCAGGAGATGGCTGACGAAGGATTTGTACCCGAGTCCGAACATGGCGAAGAAGAcgatgaggaggatgaagcGCCAAGATCGGGCACGAGGACTCGACCACAACGAAAAAGAGAGGATAAtgttgaagaagaagtagaagGAGATGAGGAAGCAGAGGAAAAGGAGATTCAGCCGCTTCGCCGTTCTAGCCGAAAAACTGCGGGGAAGCTTTCGCGAAAACAACAAGATGATGGAAGCGACTTTGATCCTGGCGAGGATGAAGCTATGGACGATGATCTCTCCGATTCAGAAGTTTCCCAAGCTTCCCCCCGTAAACAAAGTCAAAATAATGACGAAGGGGAAGATAGTAGCAATGGTCGTCGATCACGTTTACGCAAGCGCGGTGGCAATTCGCAAGGTTGTGCGGAGTCTGAAGCTGATGAACTCGCCGTTGAATTGGCAGAGTTGAAACGCAGCCGCCCTCGTCGACGCGTGGAGCCCGAAATTGTTTATGAAAAACCCCGTCGAGCCAGAAAATCTGTCGACTACAGAATCATTAGGCCAGAGCTAGCCTTGCCGTTAGAAGAAGCTGAAAACGAGGTTGCTGAATCTCCTTCCCGTCGGCCTCGCGGTGGAGGGGGCGGTTGGCAAAGGAGCTTGCTTTCTACATATGGTCCCTTTGGAGGTGGTGGGCCTCCACCTCTTTTAGGCGGCCCACATCCATTAGGCGCTATCGGAGGTGTGGAGAGCGATAgcagtgatgatgatgctATTCAACGACCTAAACCTGGAGGATTGCCAGGAGTGCAGCCGGCATCCGGACTCGCGAACACTGGGAATCTCTCGGCACAATTGCATAGCAATGATGCCGCACAAGGACCATCCGGAACACCGGCGAACATGGGCAAAATCAAAGACCGACAAGCTTTAGCAGACTCTGATCCCTTAGGAGTTGACCCTAACGTCAATTTTGACAGCGTTGGTGGACTGCAAGGGCATATTGATCAACTGAAAGAGATGGTTTCTCTGCCGTTGCTCTATCCAGAGGTCTTTCAAAAACTTCGTATTGTTCCTCCTCGTGGTGTTCTGTTCCATGGGCCCCCGGGTACAGGAAAGACTCTGTTAGCCAGAGCTTTAGCAACAAGCGTTAGTACCGAGGGCAAGAAGGTAACCTTCTACATGAGAAAGGGAGCGGATGCCCTTAGTAAATGGGTGGGCGAGGCGGAAAGGCAGCTGCGTCTCCTTTTTGAAGAGGCCCGGAAGAACCAGCCCAGCATCATTTTCTTTGACGAGATTGACG GTCTTGCCCCCGTCAGATCGAGTAAGCAAGAGCAAATCCATGCATCTATTGTTTCAACTCTGTTGGCGTTAATGGATGGCATGGACGGTAGAGGCCAAGTGATTGTTATTGGCGCAACGAATCGACCCGACTCTATAGATCCGGCTCTAAGGCGTCCTGGGCGGTTTGATCGCGAATTCTATTTCCCTCTTCCTGATACAGACGCCCGCAGGGCTATTATAAATATCCATACGAAGAGTTGGGATCCACCGTTATCAAATGAAATAAAGAATGAACTGGCAGAATTGACAAAGGGATATGGTGGTGCCGATCTCCGTGCTCTTTGTACGGAAGCGGCATTGAATGCGGTCCAACGGATATATCCTCAGATATATCAATCAAAGGAACGACTGTTGATTGATCCTGCAAAGATCCATGTTACCCCGAAGGATTTCATGATATCTTTGAAAAAGATGGTTCCTTCCTCTGAGCGGTCAACCTCATCAGGTGCCTCTCCCCTCCCGCCTGTCGTTGAGCCTCTGCTGCGGCATGCCCTCCAAGAAATTAAGGAGATAGTTCGCCGGATTTTGCCGCAGAAGAAGGCACTGACCGCCTTGGAGGAGGCGCAATACGAGCAGCCGGATGACGATGCTGGGTTCAGACATGAACGTATACATCAAGCATTCGAAAAATCCCGTGTTTTTAGACCAAGGCTTTTGATCCGTGGACGACCGGGCATGGGTCAGCAATACTTGGCAGCTGCGGTGCTGCAGCATCTTGAGGGAGTCCATGTTCAGTCTTTTGATCTTCCTACACTCCTCAGTGATCCCATCAAGTCTCCGGAAACAGCGATTGTTCATCTTTTCGCAGAAGTCAAGCGTCATAAACCAAGTGTTATCTACATTCCCAATATTGAAACTTGGTATCATACGGTGGAAAAGACGGTCATCTCGGCGTTTCTTGGATTGCTGCGATCTCTTCCCCCAACGGATCCGGTTTTGCTGCTGGGGGTGTTAGAGGGCGATGGGGAGGAAGCCGATCAGGAAATCATGAAGTCTTTGTTTGGTTTCTCAAAGAAAAATCGATATGATCTCCTTGCACCCATGGACGCATGGCGGCACGAATTTTTCGAGGCGGCGATGAGATATATCATGACAGCTCCGACTGATTTTCCTGATCCGGAAAATCGAAAGAAGCGAGTCCTTGAGACCTTAGAAAAGGCACCTCCAGCCCCTCCCCAGGCTCCCCTTCCGCCCACCAAGGAAGAGCTGAAGgcacagaagaagaaggaccGTCAAACTTTGAACTTGCTAAAGATTCGAATTCAACCCATAATGGACCAAATCAAGAGAAGTTACAAAAGATTCCGTGCTGGCCCGGTTGACGAGGCTCAAATTCGATATTTGTTCGATGATAATGACCCAAACATCGTCACATCTGATCTTCCATTGGAACAAAGGACTACCTTCCGGCCTTTTGAAACGGATGAAGACAAAGCTGGCGTCCCTGGGCTCCGAGAGGTTGTGTCAGGTAAATTCTATTATAATATCGACATTGTGATTATCGAAAAACGTTTGTCAAACGGCTATTACAAACGACCAAAGGACTTCCTTGCGGATATCAAACGTCTGGCAAAGGATGCAAAGACACTTGACGACCCTGACCGCCTGTTGAAAGCCAATGAACTTTTGTCTAATGTCGAAGTTGATATCGGCCTTATTGAGCAAACCGAACCTGCTTTAGTTGCGGAGTGCGAAAATGTATACCTTCGGGAGCTGGAACGAGAACGCCAGGCTATTGAAAAAGCGAAGCAATCCGAAAATCCCACTAATGCAATGGGTCCTCCTCCACCACTGAATGTTGCTCATGGTGTCGAATCGTCAAACCAGTCCACTGGGCCTGTTGTCTTGGGCGAAAGTTTTGGAGACACGCGTCACGGCTTGGGTGCTCGGCCGCTTACTCCTCAAACAGGAAATACTTCTTTGACGAATGGAGTTCCCCCACAGCCTGGTTCAGATGTCCACCAAAGTGCGTGCTATCCGAACAGCGAGGGATCTACTTCGATATTCAATCGGAGTGGGAATGGCGATGCGGACATTCAAATGTCCAACTCCGAAGATACGTCTGGCTTCAGCCGAGAAACCCAGAACAGCTCGTTTGGACAGTCCGCCCAGCCGAGACCGCCACATTCCTATACAGCGCCATCCCAGCAACTTCTACAGCAATCTGGCCTTTCTAACTTGTCGCAAAAGGGTACAATGACCCCAATGGCACCAGGTTCTCAGCCAGGTGATTATGCCAATGATGCGTCAACCACCCAGACTACTTCGGATAAGAAGAATTCGGGTCACTCTGAGGTGCAGCTCCATCCACAGACCTCCCTTAATTTTTCTATGAGACACGAAGGCCCCGATCTTAACCTCTACCCATCCCGTGTTTCAGGCGATGAACATCTGCCTGATACTCAACAGGGAGAAAGTGCCTGGGGGTCGCAGCAAACACCATTAACAAGTGGCGGAGAATTCTCTCAGATTAGTTTGCTTAATGGAAGTCAATCGCAACCGAGATATTCGCAACCGGGGTCTCAACCTCCCGTGCCCCTGTTCCATACTCCTCGAGCGAGCAACCAGCTTCAAGGCCTCCTCAATCCAGAAGAGAAACCGCGCAACCCAGAACTTTTTATTGATCATGCGTTTATAAAGCAACTGCACTTAGAACTCACCGCCAAAACGGATGGATTCTCCGTGGAGCACTTGGAGCAGATCAACACCAGTCTGATGGACTGTATTTGGAGCATGCGTGGTGAATGGAACAGGAGGCGTGTTGCGGAAGCAGTCAAGAGAGAATTTGAAGAAGTTCTCCAGGATATTGAATCCATGCAACATTTTTGA
- the SEC66 gene encoding translocation protein S66 (BUSCO:408391at4751~EggNog:ENOG410PN7T~COG:U~TransMembrane:1 (o6-28i)~BUSCO:13527at33183), giving the protein MVDWLSLIIPFAYLGVLIGSLATFSSLYRKRKAAKSASLKPWFPSHVQRDVYLSLLHMDSPSDAKEKKKPAVPETVLKAALLRRAAEDLKRLLQLRNQKPALGALLQKGSVGDDLWQQFLRAEKELEEEFRDVVAEANAFVPGWGQTIFQSANEMTLNTIFRQRVDEIQATAKQECEWWERKRASIQQGFMKELEQEEQQSTAGSAGKDNKPASSASGSVVGDKLISDDDTVLVEGGGPAMNPGGGGGKKKKKGKK; this is encoded by the exons ATGGTAGACTGGCTAAGCTTGATCATTCCCTTTGCCTACCTTGGCGTCCTTATCGGTTCATTAGCGACCTTTTCATCCCTATACCGCAAGAGAAAGGCCG CCAAGTCTGCATCCCTCAAACCGTGGTTCCCTTCGCATGTCCAGCGAGATGTCTACCTCTCACTCCTACACATGGACTCTCCCTCCGATgcgaaagagaagaagaagcccGCTGTTCCCGAAACAGTATTAAAAGCCGCTCTCCTTCGTCGTGCTGCAGAAGACCTTAAACGCCTCTTGCAGCTTAGAAATCAGAAACCTGCACTCGGCGCGCTCCTCCAGAAGGGCAGTGTCGGCGATGATTTGTGGCAACAATTTTTGAGGGCTGAAAAGGAGCTCGAGGAGGAGTTTAGAGATGTTGTCGCCGAG GCCAACGCCTTCGTACCAGGCTGGGGTCAGACAATTTTCCAGTCTGCCAACGAGATGACCTTGAACACAATATTCCGACAAAGAGTTGACGAAATTCAAGCTACGGCAAAACAAGAATGCGAATGGTGGGAGCGCAAAAGAGCGAGCATACAGCAAGGCTTCATGAAAGAGTTAGAGCAGGAAGAGCAACAGTCTACAGCTGGATCAGCTGGGAAGGATAATAAACCGGCTAGTTCCGCTTCTGGCTCAGTGGTGGGCGATAAACTTATTAGTGATGATGATACAGTGTTGGTAGAGGGCGGTGGTCCAGCTATGAATCCTGGCGGTGGCGgtggaaagaagaagaagaaaggaaagaaataA